The uncultured Desulfuromonas sp. genome has a segment encoding these proteins:
- the trkA gene encoding Trk system potassium transporter TrkA, with amino-acid sequence MKILIVGAGQVGYFLCERLAMEGHEVTLIDRDEIHLRQAQDRLNVMGINGNGASAEILEQADIKRTDIFIAVTDLDEVNILACLLAREYEVRTRIARVKSIEYRSHGAILSKEKLGIDLLINPADEVADEIVQITRRSGAFDVAEFVEGKIQFLGYRIDDESPLCGMTLRELGELRGMYRFVVTAISRDDKTIIPRGEDLIQSGDSIFLFAHQNDLPAIQYMLQPGEKNKRRMPRVFILGGSNIGIRIASQLEKLHYDVRLIDANEQRCIKVSAKLKKTMVIQAEGTDIHALEEEGIASADTFIAVTGKDETNILCSLLCKQHGVKRTLALINKPELLSLAPTLGIDACVSPRLSAAGAILKYVRRGGVISLATIEGSNSEVLEFEVNANSTFVNIPLKELHFPTGAIVGAIVQDDRYEIATGDSTLAVGDRVVVFALPEALPKVEKFFE; translated from the coding sequence ATGAAGATACTTATCGTTGGAGCAGGACAGGTCGGTTACTTTCTCTGCGAGCGTCTGGCCATGGAAGGGCATGAAGTCACGCTGATCGACCGCGATGAAATCCATCTGCGTCAGGCTCAGGACCGCCTGAACGTCATGGGCATCAACGGCAACGGCGCCAGCGCTGAAATCCTTGAGCAGGCCGACATCAAACGCACGGACATTTTTATTGCCGTGACCGACCTGGACGAGGTCAACATTCTCGCCTGCCTTCTTGCCCGTGAATACGAGGTCAGAACCCGCATTGCCCGGGTCAAAAGCATTGAATATCGCAGTCACGGCGCCATTTTATCCAAAGAAAAACTCGGCATTGATCTGCTGATCAATCCCGCCGACGAGGTCGCCGACGAAATCGTGCAAATCACCCGGCGCAGCGGCGCTTTTGACGTCGCTGAGTTCGTCGAAGGAAAAATTCAATTTCTCGGTTACCGCATTGATGACGAGAGTCCGCTGTGCGGCATGACTCTGCGCGAACTCGGTGAACTGCGCGGTATGTACCGTTTTGTCGTCACCGCCATCAGCCGTGACGACAAAACCATTATTCCCCGAGGAGAAGACCTCATCCAGTCCGGCGACAGTATCTTTCTGTTTGCCCACCAGAACGATTTACCCGCCATTCAATATATGCTGCAGCCCGGCGAAAAGAACAAACGCCGCATGCCGCGCGTGTTCATCCTCGGCGGCAGCAACATCGGCATCCGCATCGCCTCGCAACTGGAAAAACTTCACTACGACGTCCGCTTGATCGACGCCAACGAGCAGCGCTGTATCAAGGTCTCGGCCAAACTGAAGAAAACCATGGTCATTCAGGCGGAAGGCACGGACATCCACGCCCTTGAAGAGGAGGGCATCGCCAGCGCCGACACCTTTATTGCCGTCACCGGCAAGGATGAAACCAACATCCTCTGCTCATTGTTGTGCAAACAGCATGGTGTTAAGCGCACCCTGGCCCTGATCAACAAACCGGAGCTGCTCAGTCTGGCCCCGACGTTGGGCATTGACGCCTGCGTGTCGCCACGCCTGTCCGCGGCCGGAGCGATCCTCAAATACGTGCGTCGCGGCGGCGTCATCTCCCTGGCCACCATTGAGGGCAGCAACTCAGAAGTGCTTGAATTTGAAGTGAATGCCAACAGCACCTTCGTTAACATTCCGTTGAAAGAACTTCATTTCCCGACCGGGGCCATTGTCGGCGCCATTGTTCAGGACGACCGCTATGAAATCGCCACCGGCGATTCAACCCTGGCAGTCGGTGACCGGGTGGTGGTTTTTGCTCTGCCTGAAGCACTGCCCAAAGTGGAAAAGTTTTTTGAATAA
- a CDS encoding HNH endonuclease — MTFYLDVPEEQLRKERAKTRELRKTSWWKNRIAEGRCYYCGEQFDPKELTLDHIVPLVRGGKTTKGNCVAACKACNSKKKDLLPSEWEEYLQTLSRKDHD, encoded by the coding sequence ATGACGTTTTATCTGGATGTCCCCGAAGAGCAATTGCGCAAAGAACGCGCCAAGACACGTGAGCTGCGTAAAACCAGCTGGTGGAAAAACCGTATTGCCGAAGGGCGTTGTTATTATTGTGGGGAACAATTCGACCCCAAAGAGTTGACCCTCGACCATATCGTGCCGCTGGTGCGTGGCGGCAAGACGACCAAGGGCAATTGTGTTGCGGCCTGCAAAGCCTGTAACTCAAAGAAAAAAGATCTGCTGCCCAGCGAATGGGAAGAATACCTGCAGACCTTGAGCCGTAAAGACCATGATTAA
- a CDS encoding TIGR01212 family radical SAM protein (This family includes YhcC from E. coli K-12, an uncharacterized radical SAM protein.) yields the protein MSKAYRVYSQYLKQRFGGRVHKISIDAGFSCPNRGADRQSPGCLFCEPNGSGSFGIARRLSVAEQVEHGKEIMVRKYKAKHFMAYFQPFSNTYAPVETLRALYDEALSVADVVGLAVGTRPDCLDDAVLDLLQEYHQRTYFWLELGVQSCHDKTLNFLRRGHDYRCFVDAYHRAKQRDLRVCVHVILGLPGESHDEMMATADEMARLKVDGIKVHLLHVLKDTALGDLYEQGAFTLFDQPSYVQTVVDFIERLHPETMIQRLTGDGPRDILLAPRWSLKKWEVLNAIDDEFERRGSRQGSACRFL from the coding sequence ATGTCCAAAGCCTATCGCGTTTACTCCCAATATCTCAAGCAGCGTTTCGGTGGCCGGGTCCACAAAATCTCCATCGATGCCGGTTTCTCCTGCCCTAACCGTGGTGCGGACCGCCAGTCTCCCGGCTGTCTGTTTTGTGAGCCCAACGGTTCCGGGTCGTTTGGTATTGCCCGCCGTCTCAGTGTTGCCGAACAGGTGGAGCACGGTAAAGAGATCATGGTGCGCAAATACAAGGCCAAGCATTTTATGGCCTACTTTCAGCCCTTTTCCAATACCTATGCACCGGTCGAGACATTACGCGCGCTTTATGACGAAGCGTTGTCCGTTGCTGATGTGGTCGGCCTGGCCGTCGGTACCCGGCCCGACTGTCTGGATGACGCTGTTCTTGACCTGCTGCAGGAGTATCACCAACGCACCTATTTCTGGTTGGAACTCGGTGTGCAGAGCTGTCATGACAAGACGTTGAATTTTTTACGCCGCGGCCATGATTATCGCTGTTTTGTTGATGCGTATCACCGCGCCAAACAGCGTGATTTGCGGGTGTGTGTGCATGTCATCCTCGGCCTGCCGGGAGAATCCCATGACGAGATGATGGCCACCGCGGATGAGATGGCGCGTCTCAAAGTTGACGGCATCAAGGTTCATCTGCTTCATGTGCTCAAGGATACGGCGTTGGGGGATCTCTACGAACAGGGAGCTTTTACTCTGTTTGACCAGCCGAGTTATGTGCAAACCGTGGTGGATTTTATTGAGCGTCTCCATCCGGAGACCATGATTCAACGCCTGACCGGAGATGGGCCACGCGATATTTTATTGGCACCGCGCTGGTCGTTAAAAAAATGGGAAGTGCTCAATGCGATTGATGATGAGTTTGAGCGGCGGGGCAGCCGCCAGGGATCCGCGTGTCGTTTCCTGTGA
- a CDS encoding UvrD-helicase domain-containing protein, protein MDLMQLNEPQRQAVLHTEGALLVLAGAGSGKTRVITCRIGHLLERVAADQIVALTFTNKAAREMRDRVVEQVGRGKAKGLIISTFHSLGVRILRQEIEQLGYKKNFSIYPTSDQLRLVRDMVQGRQLPSGGNVDPERILWLISAAKNELIEAVDYTANPRDEYDVITAEIYPRYQKSLKACNAIDFDDILLLTIRLFERYPEVLDRYRHQFRYMMVDEYQDTNHVQYHLLRLLSSTHHNLCVVGDDDQSIYGWRGAKPGNILDFSKDFPGAEVIKLEQNYRSTGNILAAANALIVHNQDRHGKKLWTAGGDGAEVVYRCCDDGEDEAMAVVEVIHRERFRRQYEYRDFAILYRTNGQSRAFEEQLRYENIPYVLIGGQQFFDRKEVKDALAYLKVIANPLDEVNLLRILNYPKRGIGETTAERLIQASVAHECPLWDVLHGSGAVDGIGEKAVEAINDFIALLERYQRRFRQPGQLVTTTQELFRELQLEEELYRQADDPQKARRRVENLHEVVNAVSSYVDRETVATLESFLEKVSLLDRDEPPRGSKEEKLKQDAVVLMSLHSSKGLEFPCVFLVGMEEGSLPHSKTIEETQDVSEERRLCYVGMTRAREQLTLLGAARRKKYGRLQPREASRFLGEIPERLISHEKGDGQAAPPEQQEAMASHFFSNIHDMLK, encoded by the coding sequence ATGGACTTAATGCAGCTCAATGAGCCGCAACGTCAGGCCGTATTACACACGGAAGGTGCTTTGTTGGTGTTGGCGGGCGCCGGTTCCGGTAAGACTCGTGTCATCACCTGCCGCATCGGTCATCTGCTGGAGCGTGTTGCGGCGGATCAGATCGTCGCCTTGACCTTTACCAATAAGGCCGCACGGGAAATGCGCGACCGTGTGGTGGAGCAGGTAGGGCGCGGCAAAGCCAAGGGCTTGATCATCTCGACGTTTCACTCGTTGGGCGTGCGCATTCTGCGTCAGGAAATTGAGCAGCTCGGCTATAAGAAAAATTTTTCCATCTATCCAACCTCGGATCAACTGCGCCTGGTGCGTGATATGGTCCAGGGGCGCCAGTTGCCATCAGGCGGTAATGTCGATCCGGAGCGGATCCTGTGGTTGATCTCCGCAGCGAAAAACGAACTGATCGAAGCCGTCGACTATACGGCGAATCCGCGCGACGAGTATGATGTGATCACCGCCGAGATCTATCCGCGTTATCAGAAATCGCTCAAAGCCTGTAATGCCATCGACTTTGATGACATCCTGCTGTTGACCATCCGTCTGTTTGAACGTTATCCCGAGGTACTGGATCGTTATCGTCACCAGTTTCGTTACATGATGGTCGATGAATACCAGGATACCAACCATGTGCAGTATCATCTGCTGCGTCTGCTCAGCTCTACGCACCATAACCTGTGTGTCGTCGGTGATGACGACCAGTCCATCTATGGTTGGCGGGGTGCCAAGCCCGGTAATATCCTTGATTTCAGCAAGGATTTTCCCGGCGCCGAGGTGATAAAGCTGGAGCAGAATTACCGCTCCACCGGCAATATCCTCGCTGCGGCCAACGCCCTGATTGTCCACAATCAGGATCGTCACGGCAAAAAACTGTGGACGGCGGGAGGCGATGGTGCCGAGGTGGTGTATCGCTGTTGTGACGACGGCGAGGATGAAGCCATGGCCGTGGTGGAAGTCATTCACCGCGAGCGGTTCCGCCGGCAGTACGAATACCGTGATTTTGCCATCCTTTATCGCACCAATGGACAGTCGCGGGCCTTTGAGGAACAGCTGCGCTATGAAAATATTCCGTATGTGCTGATTGGCGGTCAGCAGTTTTTTGATCGCAAAGAGGTCAAGGATGCCCTGGCCTATCTCAAAGTGATCGCCAACCCGCTTGACGAGGTCAATCTGCTGCGCATTCTCAATTATCCCAAGCGCGGCATCGGCGAAACCACGGCCGAACGATTGATCCAGGCCTCCGTAGCCCACGAATGTCCGCTGTGGGACGTCCTCCATGGCAGCGGCGCGGTGGACGGGATCGGAGAAAAAGCGGTCGAGGCGATTAACGATTTTATCGCGTTACTGGAGCGTTATCAGCGTCGTTTCCGTCAGCCCGGCCAGCTGGTGACGACAACCCAGGAACTGTTTCGTGAACTGCAGCTCGAAGAGGAACTGTATCGCCAGGCCGATGACCCGCAGAAGGCGCGGCGCCGGGTGGAAAATCTCCATGAGGTGGTCAATGCGGTGTCCTCCTATGTCGACCGTGAAACCGTGGCCACCCTGGAAAGCTTTCTGGAAAAAGTCTCGTTGCTCGATCGCGATGAGCCGCCGCGCGGCAGCAAGGAAGAGAAGTTGAAACAGGATGCCGTGGTGCTGATGAGTCTGCATTCCAGTAAGGGGCTGGAATTCCCCTGTGTGTTTCTGGTCGGCATGGAAGAGGGAAGCCTGCCGCACAGCAAAACCATTGAAGAAACCCAGGATGTCAGTGAAGAGCGGCGGCTGTGTTATGTCGGCATGACGCGGGCTCGTGAACAATTGACCCTGCTCGGTGCGGCCCGCCGGAAAAAATATGGCCGTTTACAGCCGCGCGAGGCGAGCCGCTTTTTGGGTGAAATCCCTGAACGTCTAATTTCTCATGAAAAAGGCGACGGGCAGGCGGCACCACCGGAGCAGCAGGAGGCCATGGCCAGCCATTTTTTCAGCAATATTCACGATATGCTCAAATAG
- the pilM gene encoding pilus assembly protein PilM, with protein sequence MFAECVYCSADQAGEALHTLVEKYDLAHSRTVAVMARGSYNLIQIDPPDVPEGEFREAVRWQIKDLLDFPAEQAVVDTFSASASQSQELSFAVAASQERVWQVVHALRDADLDIAAIDIPELALRSLVSLLPDDDRGLALLSLWKDSGLITIVRNGELCMARRINLGVQELVAAADPATEVDGVEISEAQQNILDAVILEIQRSLDYYESSVSRQSVSTVYIAPLSDPIPGLQSYLDSYLAPEIQPLQLAQLLEDCTLPDSELSHCLSAIGAALRTEWS encoded by the coding sequence GTGTTCGCCGAGTGTGTCTATTGCTCTGCCGATCAAGCTGGTGAAGCGCTCCACACGTTGGTGGAAAAATACGACCTGGCCCATAGCCGGACTGTGGCGGTCATGGCGCGCGGAAGCTACAACCTGATCCAGATCGATCCGCCGGATGTGCCGGAGGGCGAATTCCGCGAAGCGGTGCGCTGGCAGATCAAAGATCTGCTCGATTTTCCCGCGGAGCAGGCTGTGGTGGACACCTTTAGTGCGTCAGCGTCGCAGAGCCAGGAGCTCTCCTTTGCCGTGGCCGCATCGCAGGAACGGGTGTGGCAGGTGGTGCATGCCCTGCGCGACGCGGATCTGGATATCGCAGCCATTGATATCCCCGAACTGGCCCTGCGCTCCCTGGTGTCATTGCTGCCTGATGACGATCGCGGTCTGGCCCTGTTGAGCTTGTGGAAAGACAGTGGTCTGATTACCATTGTTCGCAACGGCGAGCTGTGCATGGCACGGCGTATCAATCTCGGTGTGCAGGAGCTGGTGGCGGCGGCGGACCCGGCCACGGAAGTTGACGGCGTGGAGATTTCCGAAGCCCAGCAGAATATTCTCGATGCCGTGATCCTCGAAATTCAACGATCCCTCGATTATTATGAAAGCAGCGTCTCGCGCCAATCGGTGTCCACGGTGTATATCGCGCCGTTGAGTGATCCGATCCCCGGCCTGCAGTCTTATCTCGACAGCTACCTGGCGCCGGAAATCCAGCCTTTGCAACTCGCGCAGCTTCTGGAAGATTGCACGTTGCCTGATTCGGAGTTGTCCCATTGCCTGTCAGCCATCGGAGCTGCCCTGCGCACGGAGTGGAGCTGA
- a CDS encoding PilN domain-containing protein, producing the protein MQQINLYQEQFKPQRRSQVGTVLTLVFVVMIGAMAVMAWWQGHRAEQWHVRHAKEQQRQDQLQADLTALQDKVATLQPSALLARKLIDTRHQLDLRKPVLDQVDRLNHQKERIVDSLEALATRPLPQAWLTTIQLTDGGDEMTLSGITLHAERLPQLVETLATQAVFSGRHFSFVRLERRESGGYGFDLSTRRGGDHE; encoded by the coding sequence ATGCAGCAGATCAATCTGTATCAGGAACAATTCAAACCGCAACGTCGATCCCAGGTCGGGACGGTGCTGACCCTCGTCTTTGTCGTGATGATTGGTGCCATGGCCGTGATGGCGTGGTGGCAGGGGCACCGTGCTGAGCAGTGGCATGTCCGTCATGCCAAGGAGCAACAACGTCAGGATCAGCTGCAGGCCGATTTGACGGCTTTGCAGGACAAGGTCGCCACCCTGCAACCCAGTGCCTTGCTGGCCAGAAAACTGATCGATACCCGCCACCAGCTCGATTTGCGCAAGCCGGTTCTTGACCAGGTGGATCGCCTCAATCACCAAAAAGAACGGATTGTCGACAGCCTGGAAGCTCTGGCCACCCGGCCGTTGCCACAGGCATGGTTGACGACCATTCAACTGACGGATGGTGGTGATGAGATGACGCTGAGTGGCATCACTTTGCACGCTGAACGGCTGCCGCAACTGGTGGAAACTCTGGCGACACAAGCGGTTTTCTCCGGACGCCATTTCTCTTTTGTCCGCTTGGAGCGCCGGGAAAGCGGTGGTTACGGTTTTGATCTGAGTACCCGCCGGGGAGGCGACCATGAGTGA
- the mshL gene encoding pilus (MSHA type) biogenesis protein MshL, with the protein MMTMKALIQASVALLAAVVLLAGCSPVMTAEPATPSAALNAFPDLSDQPAPAAPVPDAVQQAMMPPLVMSDTPATQPRFDVVAEQVEARAFFAGLVTDTPTNLVVHPDVQGTITLHLKNVTLEEVLSIVRDVYGFHYRPITGGYQILPNNMQTQIFEVDYLTLKRSGHSLTRVNSGQVSGVSNDDDNGNDDSGDSSSNRVNSSSGSRITTVSESDFWTGLQQALQSLVGRENGRAVIVQPQAGLVVVRALPQELQVVTDYLNKTQVTLQRQVILEAKIIEVELNDGYQTGINWAGLIHNGNNTATIGQVGGGTYLSDGVSEIAGTNPLVDGLVTSAFGGVFSTTLQFDDFEAFIEAVKSQGDVQVLSSPRISTLNNQKAVIKVGTDEFFVTDISSDTVTGTTTTTTPDITLTPFFSGIALDVTPQISGRGRVTLHVHPTVSEVVDQTKVITVAGQAQSLPLAFSSVRESDTIVEARSGQVVVIGGLMKNSDSREGAGVPLLGDLPGLGHLFRHQKNSTTKSELIILLKPLVVERDSDWNNDIEAARQRMNGLF; encoded by the coding sequence ATGATGACAATGAAAGCCCTGATTCAGGCCTCTGTCGCCCTGCTGGCCGCGGTTGTTTTGCTGGCCGGGTGCAGTCCGGTTATGACTGCGGAGCCGGCCACGCCGTCAGCGGCGTTAAATGCCTTTCCTGACCTTTCTGATCAGCCCGCTCCGGCGGCACCGGTGCCTGATGCCGTGCAACAGGCCATGATGCCGCCGTTGGTGATGAGCGACACTCCGGCGACCCAACCCCGTTTTGATGTGGTGGCCGAACAGGTGGAAGCACGGGCCTTTTTCGCCGGGCTGGTCACGGATACCCCGACCAATCTGGTGGTTCATCCCGATGTTCAAGGGACGATTACCCTGCATCTGAAGAATGTCACCCTCGAAGAAGTGCTGTCCATTGTTCGCGATGTCTATGGCTTCCATTATCGCCCCATCACCGGGGGCTACCAGATTCTTCCCAATAACATGCAGACGCAAATCTTTGAAGTGGATTACCTGACCTTGAAGCGCAGTGGTCATTCGCTGACCCGGGTGAATTCCGGTCAGGTCAGTGGTGTCAGCAACGATGACGACAACGGCAACGATGATAGTGGTGACTCCTCGTCCAATCGTGTCAACAGCAGTTCCGGCAGCCGGATTACCACGGTGTCGGAAAGTGATTTCTGGACCGGTCTGCAGCAGGCTCTGCAATCGCTGGTCGGGCGCGAGAACGGTCGTGCGGTGATTGTTCAGCCTCAAGCCGGTCTGGTGGTGGTGCGCGCGTTGCCCCAAGAGCTTCAGGTGGTGACGGATTACCTCAACAAAACCCAGGTGACCCTGCAACGTCAGGTGATTCTTGAAGCAAAGATCATCGAAGTGGAACTCAATGACGGGTATCAAACCGGCATCAACTGGGCGGGACTGATTCACAACGGCAACAACACCGCAACCATTGGCCAGGTCGGTGGCGGGACCTACCTCAGTGATGGTGTCAGCGAGATTGCCGGCACCAATCCGCTGGTTGATGGACTGGTTACGTCGGCGTTTGGCGGGGTATTTTCCACCACCTTGCAGTTTGATGATTTTGAAGCCTTTATTGAGGCGGTGAAAAGCCAGGGTGATGTGCAGGTGTTGTCCAGCCCGCGTATCTCTACGCTGAATAATCAGAAGGCGGTGATCAAGGTCGGCACCGATGAGTTTTTCGTCACCGATATCTCCAGCGATACCGTCACCGGCACAACCACGACGACGACACCGGATATTACCCTGACGCCGTTTTTCTCCGGCATCGCTCTGGATGTCACGCCGCAGATCAGTGGACGGGGCCGGGTAACGCTGCATGTCCACCCGACGGTCAGTGAGGTCGTCGATCAGACCAAGGTGATTACCGTCGCCGGTCAGGCGCAATCTCTGCCGCTGGCATTCAGCAGCGTGCGCGAGTCCGATACCATTGTTGAGGCACGTAGCGGTCAGGTGGTGGTGATCGGCGGACTGATGAAAAATTCCGACAGTCGCGAAGGCGCGGGTGTGCCGCTGCTCGGTGATCTTCCCGGTCTCGGGCATCTGTTTCGCCATCAGAAGAACAGCACCACAAAAAGTGAGCTGATTATTTTGCTCAAGCCGCTGGTGGTGGAACGTGACAGTGACTGGAATAACGATATCGAAGCGGCGCGCCAGCGCATGAACGGTTTGTTTTAG
- a CDS encoding AAA family ATPase, producing the protein MYLEHFRLTEPPFSLTPDTDFYFDAATSREAFNVVQVALQQGEGIVKIVGEVGTGKTVMCRKLLNELPEHMITVYLPNPLMEPQQLYQAVARDLDLKVASDSALNDLIERLNRHLITLSNEGFQVVVCVDEAQTMPTETLEALRLLSNVETEKSKLLQIVLFGQPELDERLAERALRQLRQRISFSYRLQPLDYAGCAGYIDHRLHKAGYLGKPLFSPQALKVLYRSAQGIPRLINILAHKALLVAYGRGETYVRPDLVRAAIADTEAVVAPLRLWLWAVVAVVLGVACFCAGFLINRWAA; encoded by the coding sequence ATGTACCTGGAGCATTTCAGGTTAACCGAACCCCCATTTTCACTGACGCCGGACACGGATTTTTATTTCGACGCGGCGACCAGTCGTGAAGCGTTTAACGTGGTTCAGGTAGCTCTGCAACAGGGCGAAGGAATCGTGAAAATCGTCGGCGAGGTGGGAACCGGAAAAACAGTCATGTGCCGCAAGCTGCTCAATGAGCTTCCAGAGCATATGATCACCGTGTATCTGCCTAATCCGCTCATGGAACCGCAGCAACTCTATCAGGCGGTGGCCCGGGATCTCGATCTCAAGGTTGCCTCGGACAGCGCGCTCAATGATCTGATCGAACGCTTGAACCGCCATCTGATTACCTTGAGCAATGAGGGCTTTCAGGTGGTGGTGTGCGTGGATGAAGCGCAAACCATGCCCACCGAGACTCTGGAAGCATTGCGGCTGCTGAGCAATGTCGAAACCGAAAAAAGCAAGTTGTTGCAGATTGTCCTGTTCGGACAACCGGAGCTCGATGAGCGTCTGGCCGAGCGCGCGTTGCGTCAGCTGCGTCAGCGCATCAGTTTCTCCTACCGATTGCAGCCGCTCGATTATGCCGGTTGTGCCGGTTATATCGACCATCGCCTGCACAAGGCCGGTTATCTGGGCAAGCCGTTGTTCAGCCCGCAGGCGTTGAAGGTGCTGTATCGCTCCGCCCAAGGCATTCCAAGACTGATCAATATCCTCGCCCATAAAGCCCTGCTGGTGGCCTATGGGCGAGGAGAGACCTATGTCCGGCCGGACTTGGTTCGCGCAGCGATTGCCGATACCGAAGCGGTCGTAGCGCCGTTGCGGCTCTGGCTCTGGGCGGTGGTTGCCGTGGTTCTGGGGGTGGCGTGTTTCTGCGCCGGTTTTCTGATCAACAGGTGGGCGGCATGA
- a CDS encoding tetratricopeptide repeat protein: MSLINQMLRDLEQRRKREASTRAEVTAVTIAGKRRWPWFAGGLVLAALGGAVLVSMFSAPPKSADPQPVAVHQEKVAAPRAAVPQQNDAQGDNALLSLQASESDRELRLVLELRHAVDWQIVRSDPRSVTVAVPLAIHTTLDSGSLKWLDHWRQVEGDDGNTLIFTATTDMTWNVFHLAGDSQHGWRMVIQGLVVENVTPASEPEETIEPPQAVTEPLVPVPLPAEEQPTGTLKKEVAPRDQLWSAAQQARQKGDFSEATRLLIELVALAPDDREGRFELIKVLLQQRTMEHALQVAEQGRQRQPDEPLWLILKARLLAETDQLAEALFTLDVEPVPAVNQSPEFYALKAALLQQATRYEDALLIYQQLCGVFPRQAQWWFGRAVTANQLGDQRQARDSFKQALALPGLDAQLQHYATQQLQRLGGGN; this comes from the coding sequence ATGAGCTTGATCAATCAGATGTTACGCGATCTTGAACAGCGACGCAAAAGAGAGGCATCGACCCGTGCCGAGGTCACGGCCGTGACCATCGCCGGCAAACGACGCTGGCCATGGTTCGCCGGCGGGCTGGTTTTGGCAGCGCTCGGTGGTGCCGTCCTGGTGAGCATGTTTTCGGCACCACCGAAGTCCGCTGACCCGCAGCCCGTCGCGGTACACCAGGAGAAGGTTGCCGCACCGCGCGCAGCAGTGCCTCAGCAGAACGACGCACAAGGGGACAATGCGTTGCTTTCCTTGCAGGCCAGTGAATCGGATCGCGAGCTGCGCCTTGTTTTGGAACTGCGTCATGCGGTGGACTGGCAGATTGTCCGCTCGGATCCGCGCTCGGTGACGGTAGCCGTGCCGCTGGCAATTCATACGACCCTCGACAGTGGGTCATTGAAATGGCTGGACCACTGGCGACAGGTCGAAGGGGACGACGGTAATACACTGATTTTTACGGCCACCACGGATATGACCTGGAACGTATTTCATCTGGCCGGTGACAGTCAGCATGGCTGGCGCATGGTGATTCAGGGACTCGTCGTGGAAAACGTGACCCCCGCCTCGGAGCCCGAAGAGACGATTGAACCACCGCAAGCGGTGACAGAACCGCTGGTGCCGGTACCCCTACCCGCTGAGGAACAGCCCACCGGAACGTTGAAAAAAGAGGTGGCGCCCCGTGATCAACTGTGGAGCGCGGCGCAACAGGCCCGACAGAAAGGTGATTTTTCTGAGGCAACACGGCTGTTAATCGAGCTGGTGGCCCTGGCTCCTGATGATCGCGAAGGGCGTTTTGAACTGATCAAAGTGTTGTTGCAACAGCGCACTATGGAACACGCATTACAGGTGGCGGAGCAGGGACGGCAACGGCAGCCCGATGAACCGCTCTGGCTGATCCTTAAAGCCCGACTGTTGGCGGAGACCGACCAGTTGGCAGAAGCACTCTTTACTCTGGACGTGGAACCTGTTCCGGCGGTTAATCAAAGTCCGGAGTTTTATGCTTTGAAGGCCGCGTTGTTGCAACAGGCCACGCGCTATGAGGATGCGCTGCTGATCTATCAACAGCTGTGTGGCGTCTTTCCGCGCCAGGCGCAGTGGTGGTTTGGCCGGGCGGTGACAGCGAATCAGCTCGGTGATCAGCGTCAGGCACGCGACAGCTTCAAGCAGGCCCTGGCTTTACCCGGTCTGGATGCACAGTTGCAACACTATGCCACGCAACAACTGCAACGTTTAGGGGGCGGCAACTAA